One Salinimonas marina DNA segment encodes these proteins:
- a CDS encoding DEAD/DEAH box helicase → MTTTVDLTFKDLNLPQPILQALEKVGYEKPSPIQAESIPLLMQGHDLLGQAQTGTGKTAAFALPMLANIDPEAKLPQLLVLAPTRELAIQVAEAFQVYASFSQKIKVLPVYGGQSYDNQIRQLKRGVQVVVGTPGRIIDHINRKTLNLSELRFLVLDEADEMLRMGFIDDVETILSNAPDTRQTALFSATMPGPIKKITQRYLKDPKHVKIASKVSTASTIRQRYCQIAGHHKLEALTRIMEVEPFDGVIIFVRTKTATVELADKLAARGYDVEPLNGDIPQNARERTVEKLKQGAIDILVATDVVARGLDVERVSHVINYDVPYDTESYVHRIGRTGRAGRAGDAILFISHREKRLLFAIEKATKQTIEQMPIPSISELNETRLSRFKNSVAEACNDDSIESLMSLVDTLQSETEAAPERLMAALIKLAQGDEPLFLKEGDRPDLNSKPPRNDYERSERGDRGRGDRRSKPGKGRSKPDAGMQRFRIEVGHTHGAKPGNIVGAIANEANLKSKNIGAIEIYDTFSTVDLPDGMPEPTKDILRKARVAGQRLNLREWSDTPPKRKSGPKR, encoded by the coding sequence ATTGCTTATGCAAGGCCACGATTTGCTTGGCCAGGCCCAGACCGGTACCGGTAAAACCGCTGCGTTTGCCCTGCCCATGTTGGCCAACATTGACCCAGAAGCCAAGCTGCCGCAGCTATTGGTTCTGGCACCCACCCGTGAACTGGCCATTCAGGTTGCTGAAGCCTTTCAGGTTTATGCCAGCTTTTCACAAAAAATTAAGGTGCTGCCAGTATACGGTGGTCAGTCTTATGATAATCAAATTCGCCAGCTTAAGCGTGGCGTTCAGGTAGTAGTGGGTACCCCGGGTCGAATCATTGATCACATCAACCGTAAAACACTGAACCTTAGCGAATTGCGCTTTTTGGTGTTAGACGAAGCCGACGAAATGCTGCGCATGGGCTTTATCGATGATGTGGAAACCATCTTATCTAATGCGCCGGATACTCGCCAAACGGCGTTGTTCTCGGCGACTATGCCAGGACCGATTAAAAAGATTACCCAGCGTTATCTTAAAGATCCCAAGCATGTAAAAATTGCCTCTAAAGTATCCACCGCCTCGACCATTCGTCAGCGTTATTGTCAGATTGCCGGGCATCATAAATTAGAGGCCCTGACCCGTATCATGGAAGTTGAACCATTTGATGGTGTCATCATCTTTGTGCGTACCAAGACCGCCACCGTTGAGCTGGCCGATAAGCTTGCAGCCCGCGGATACGATGTAGAGCCGCTAAACGGTGACATTCCGCAAAATGCCCGTGAGCGTACGGTTGAAAAGCTGAAGCAGGGCGCCATCGATATTCTGGTCGCCACCGATGTCGTGGCCCGGGGTCTGGATGTTGAACGTGTCAGCCACGTTATCAACTACGATGTGCCTTATGACACAGAATCCTATGTTCACCGTATTGGTCGTACCGGCCGTGCCGGACGCGCCGGTGATGCGATCCTGTTTATATCGCATCGTGAAAAGCGTTTGTTGTTTGCCATCGAAAAAGCCACCAAGCAAACCATTGAGCAAATGCCGATCCCGTCTATCAGCGAGCTGAACGAGACCCGTTTGTCACGCTTTAAAAACTCTGTGGCTGAAGCCTGTAACGACGATAGCATCGAGTCGCTGATGTCGTTGGTTGATACACTGCAAAGCGAAACCGAAGCCGCGCCTGAGCGTTTGATGGCGGCACTGATTAAGCTGGCCCAGGGTGACGAGCCATTGTTCTTAAAAGAAGGCGATCGTCCTGACCTGAACAGCAAGCCGCCACGCAATGATTACGAGCGTTCTGAACGTGGCGACCGTGGTCGTGGCGATCGCCGCAGCAAGCCAGGTAAAGGCCGTAGTAAGCCGGATGCCGGTATGCAGCGTTTTCGCATTGAAGTGGGTCACACCCATGGCGCGAAACCGGGTAACATCGTGGGCGCTATCGCCAATGAAGCCAACCTGAAAAGCAAAAATATTGGTGCTATCGAAATCTACGATACCTTTAGTACCGTCGATTTGCCTGATGGTATGCCAGAGCCAACCAAAGATATTCTGCGTAAAGCCCGGGTAGCCGGACAACGCCTGAATCTGCGCGAATGGTCTGACACCCCGCCAAAACGCAAAAGCGGTCCAAAGCGTTAA
- the cysG gene encoding siroheme synthase CysG: MRYFPVFIDAQNLQCLIVGAGEVAARKLELMLKSPAQVTLIAPWMCDTVQRYHNHPQVTLIQRPFEDNDLAHKDMVFVATDDESLNARIHTLARQLKVLVNVVDNTPLCQFITPSIIDRSPITIALSSGGVAPVLLRYLRQKLESVIPANISRLGEFSEKFRNKVKQTLNGVTARRYFWEDVLDGDIAELVEKGQTEKAEQQFSEALEAAATDQQPQGQVYLVGAGPGDPDLLTFRALRLMQKADVVVYDRLVSPQILELVRRDAEKLYVGKAKSHHSLPQDDINMLMVNEAKKGNRVVRLKGGDPFIFGRGGEEIQTLIKHDIEFQVVPGITAASGAASYAGIPLTHRDHAQSVLFATGHLKDGTIDLNWSALAHTNQTLVFYMGLTGLPIICDQLIEHGLAPDTPIALVQQATLAQQKVVIGTLADINQQPETAALKPPTLVIVGTVVSLHHQLDWFTPDKN; the protein is encoded by the coding sequence ATGCGTTATTTTCCGGTATTTATTGATGCGCAGAATCTACAGTGTCTGATTGTAGGAGCTGGAGAGGTGGCTGCCCGCAAACTGGAATTGATGCTTAAAAGCCCGGCTCAGGTAACCCTCATTGCCCCGTGGATGTGTGACACGGTGCAACGGTACCACAACCACCCGCAGGTCACCCTGATTCAGCGCCCCTTTGAAGATAACGATCTGGCGCACAAAGATATGGTTTTTGTAGCCACCGATGATGAAAGCCTGAATGCCCGCATTCATACCTTAGCCAGACAGCTGAAGGTGTTGGTGAATGTGGTGGATAATACCCCGCTGTGTCAGTTTATTACGCCATCGATTATTGACCGTTCGCCCATCACCATAGCGCTTAGCAGCGGCGGTGTGGCGCCGGTGCTGCTACGCTATTTACGCCAAAAGCTGGAAAGCGTGATTCCGGCCAACATCAGCCGCTTGGGTGAGTTTTCAGAAAAATTCAGAAATAAGGTAAAGCAAACCCTGAACGGCGTCACCGCCCGGCGTTATTTTTGGGAAGATGTACTGGATGGCGATATTGCGGAACTGGTAGAAAAAGGGCAGACCGAGAAAGCCGAGCAGCAGTTTTCTGAAGCCTTAGAAGCCGCTGCGACCGACCAGCAGCCCCAGGGGCAGGTGTACCTGGTGGGCGCGGGGCCCGGCGATCCGGATCTGCTGACCTTTCGGGCTTTGCGGCTGATGCAAAAAGCCGATGTGGTGGTGTATGACCGGCTGGTATCACCGCAAATCCTGGAGCTGGTGCGTCGTGATGCGGAAAAACTGTATGTGGGCAAAGCCAAAAGCCATCATTCGCTGCCCCAGGATGACATCAATATGCTGATGGTCAACGAAGCGAAAAAAGGCAATCGGGTGGTTCGTCTTAAAGGCGGCGATCCGTTTATTTTTGGCCGGGGCGGTGAAGAGATTCAAACCCTCATCAAACATGATATTGAATTTCAGGTGGTGCCGGGCATTACCGCCGCCAGCGGTGCGGCCAGTTATGCTGGCATCCCGCTCACCCACCGGGATCATGCCCAATCCGTGTTATTTGCTACCGGTCATCTCAAGGACGGGACTATCGATCTGAACTGGTCAGCCCTGGCCCATACCAATCAAACGCTGGTGTTTTACATGGGTCTGACGGGGTTGCCTATTATTTGCGACCAGCTTATTGAACATGGACTGGCCCCAGACACCCCGATTGCACTGGTTCAACAGGCAACGCTGGCGCAGCAGAAGGTGGTTATCGGGACTCTGGCAGATATCAACCAGCAGCCTGAAACCGCAGCGTTGAAACCGCCGACGCTGGTGATTGTCGGCACGGTGGTGTCTTTGCACCATCAGCTCGACTGGTTTACACCGGACAAAAACTAA
- a CDS encoding ion channel — MLPMFFITLVTLMLALTLHYINLTWLVDTLCHRTRRRYWRMQFVMLAAAVNQVSIAGLFCLTYVAGIELNLGQFKDGGDLKDIFYFSLTTITTLGLGSTEPSGDLKMVAGLQSALGFLLITCTGSKLYSHMSGKFDADNQGT, encoded by the coding sequence ATGTTACCCATGTTTTTTATCACGCTGGTTACCTTAATGCTGGCGTTAACCCTGCACTACATTAATCTTACCTGGCTTGTAGACACCTTATGTCACCGGACCCGTCGACGTTATTGGCGTATGCAGTTTGTGATGCTGGCGGCCGCGGTGAACCAGGTTTCCATTGCGGGACTGTTTTGTCTGACGTATGTGGCAGGGATTGAACTGAATCTGGGGCAGTTTAAAGACGGCGGCGACCTGAAAGATATTTTTTATTTTTCTTTGACCACCATCACTACCCTGGGGCTGGGTAGTACCGAACCCAGCGGCGACTTGAAAATGGTGGCTGGCTTGCAATCTGCTTTAGGCTTTTTGCTGATCACCTGTACCGGTTCAAAGCTCTACAGTCATATGAGTGGTAAGTTCGATGCTGACAACCAGGGCACCTGA
- a CDS encoding DUF411 domain-containing protein: MNFYLNLRTVVVALCFSLFCAVTGAESSTQGKESSTQGKASSTPAVELQVFKSAQCGCCKKWMAHLTLRDFIIHGQDTTQLSTVKQQHGIAAEHQSCHTAVSQQGFVFEGHVPARFIRQFLQDPVPDAIGLSVPGMPTGSPGMEMGQRFEPYAVLVLFKDGSSDIYARVTNASEQY, translated from the coding sequence ATGAATTTTTATCTCAACTTGCGCACCGTTGTGGTGGCGCTTTGTTTTAGTTTATTTTGTGCAGTCACTGGTGCAGAGTCCTCAACCCAAGGTAAAGAATCCTCAACCCAAGGTAAAGCCTCCTCAACACCAGCCGTTGAGTTGCAGGTGTTCAAGTCAGCCCAGTGTGGCTGCTGTAAAAAGTGGATGGCCCACCTGACCTTGCGTGATTTCATCATTCATGGACAAGACACCACACAGTTATCCACGGTAAAGCAGCAACACGGAATCGCTGCCGAGCACCAGTCTTGTCATACCGCGGTGAGCCAGCAGGGCTTTGTGTTTGAAGGCCATGTGCCGGCCAGGTTTATTCGTCAGTTCTTACAAGATCCAGTGCCTGATGCTATTGGCCTGAGTGTGCCCGGCATGCCCACCGGTTCTCCGGGGATGGAGATGGGGCAACGCTTCGAACCCTATGCGGTACTGGTGTTGTTTAAAGATGGTTCCAGCGATATTTACGCCCGGGTAACCAACGCCAGCGAGCAATACTAA
- a CDS encoding TolC family protein, whose product MKNGAWVSWWVAISALLLPSVVQAAPVLQLRDAIAAVLANDPWLQGNMLREQALQQQAGAAATWTAPKVGLKMQNVPVDTFALDQDNMTQLQVSVSQLLPRGDTLQLAGDKLTLQAQLRPMQRKERRARLTRDTTLLWLDAYLASRSIALIEQNKALFIQLEEIVHSQYRSGQVSAGQQALIRADLELAQLEERLAQWHQQQEATLAQLQVWMTANSALSKSPVLQTGALPPSLPPRLQHSPAIAAIDIQQIITLLHEHPQLQTARHNTRIQSRDVALARQQFKPQWQLEASYGLRQDRAGEQSRADVMSVGVTVDVPWFTQQRLDSNVTAAIKHHQASKTDERLLLQQLLGEARQAMSQVQQFSQRLKRYQQRILPGVNAQADAALQAYTADNGEFAEVVRARIARLDARLQTEQIKVGLAKTLARLRYLLPALPQPRKTGIQHHEE is encoded by the coding sequence ATGAAAAACGGGGCATGGGTAAGCTGGTGGGTGGCGATTAGCGCCTTGTTACTACCGTCTGTGGTGCAGGCGGCACCCGTATTGCAATTGCGTGATGCCATAGCGGCGGTGCTCGCCAATGATCCCTGGTTGCAAGGCAATATGTTACGTGAGCAGGCCTTGCAGCAACAGGCTGGCGCGGCGGCCACCTGGACCGCCCCCAAAGTGGGGCTGAAAATGCAAAATGTGCCGGTGGATACCTTTGCCCTCGATCAGGATAACATGACACAATTACAGGTCTCCGTAAGCCAGCTGCTGCCACGCGGTGATACCCTGCAACTGGCCGGTGATAAGCTAACTCTGCAAGCACAGCTGCGCCCGATGCAACGCAAGGAGCGCCGGGCCCGCCTGACCCGGGATACCACGCTGTTGTGGCTGGATGCGTATCTGGCTAGCCGCAGTATTGCTCTGATAGAGCAAAATAAAGCGCTGTTTATTCAGCTTGAGGAAATAGTACACAGCCAGTATCGCAGTGGTCAGGTCAGTGCCGGGCAGCAGGCGCTGATACGCGCAGATTTGGAGCTGGCCCAGCTGGAGGAACGGTTAGCACAGTGGCATCAGCAGCAGGAAGCCACGCTGGCGCAGTTGCAGGTTTGGATGACGGCAAACTCGGCCCTAAGCAAATCACCGGTGTTGCAAACCGGGGCCCTGCCACCGTCCTTACCCCCCCGGTTACAACATTCTCCTGCGATTGCCGCTATTGATATCCAGCAGATTATCACGCTACTGCACGAACACCCGCAATTACAGACAGCCCGGCACAATACCCGTATCCAAAGCCGTGACGTGGCCCTGGCCCGCCAGCAATTCAAACCACAATGGCAGCTGGAGGCCAGTTATGGGCTGCGCCAGGATAGGGCGGGCGAGCAGTCGCGGGCCGATGTTATGTCGGTGGGCGTCACCGTTGATGTGCCCTGGTTCACACAACAGCGCCTGGACAGCAATGTCACTGCCGCCATCAAGCACCATCAGGCCAGCAAAACAGACGAACGTTTGCTGTTGCAACAGCTGTTGGGAGAAGCCCGCCAGGCAATGAGCCAGGTTCAGCAGTTCAGCCAGCGCCTGAAGCGGTATCAGCAACGAATATTACCGGGCGTAAATGCTCAGGCCGACGCCGCTTTGCAAGCGTATACCGCCGACAATGGTGAGTTTGCCGAAGTAGTGCGGGCACGTATTGCCCGACTGGACGCACGGCTACAAACCGAACAGATAAAGGTGGGATTGGCAAAAACGCTGGCACGCCTGAGGTACTTGTTGCCGGCCCTACCCCAGCCTCGTAAGACAGGAATTCAACACCATGAAGAATAA
- a CDS encoding efflux RND transporter periplasmic adaptor subunit, protein MKNKITALFMLVAGMLIGAALLAWLTPGAKTTAPVANEHAEPLYWVAPMDDNYRRDRPGKSPMGMDLVPVYADSKQSLSPGTVTISPAIQHNFGVTVAPVTYGKLEPSLTTVGYVDYDESLLAHLHPRTAGWIEQVFVNATGEVVAADQPLYTLYSPELVNAQEELLIALKRNNTNLITAAKARLQALGLTAKHIHDLTQSRQLQQSVTFLAPQAGFIKQLNIREGFYVEPASLMMSIASLDSVWIKAEISESLTGLVAIDNTADISVTARPGERWQGKVVHVHPAMNPATRSLRARIQVPNPTQQLKPNMFATVTLHTQPLPATLLIPEAALIRVGQEQRVVVALSNTTFKSIAVTAGRSANGQVQILKGLQAGDKVVTSAQFLIDSESSKASDLKRLAPDQTHANQNQSGHAVEPPTQTDTADSVWVQATVIETMPAMHQLKVSHQAVADWDWPVMTMMFKVTADIELRALTAGQNVQIELTRYADNAVTITQLKPVPEHSPTGHDDQKDTAQEHAHHD, encoded by the coding sequence ATGAAGAATAAAATCACAGCGCTGTTTATGCTGGTGGCAGGTATGCTTATTGGCGCCGCCCTGTTGGCCTGGCTTACCCCTGGCGCAAAGACCACAGCGCCGGTAGCCAATGAGCATGCCGAGCCGCTGTATTGGGTAGCACCGATGGATGATAATTATCGCCGGGACCGGCCGGGAAAATCCCCCATGGGAATGGATCTGGTGCCGGTTTATGCAGATAGTAAGCAGTCCTTAAGCCCTGGAACGGTCACTATTTCGCCCGCAATACAGCATAATTTTGGGGTCACTGTGGCCCCCGTGACCTATGGGAAGCTGGAGCCTTCCCTGACAACGGTGGGCTATGTGGATTATGATGAATCTCTGCTAGCTCACTTACATCCGCGCACCGCCGGCTGGATAGAGCAGGTGTTTGTTAATGCCACTGGCGAGGTAGTCGCAGCCGATCAGCCGCTGTATACCCTTTACTCTCCTGAACTGGTGAATGCGCAGGAAGAGCTGCTTATTGCCCTGAAGCGTAACAACACAAATTTGATAACCGCCGCAAAGGCGCGCTTACAGGCCCTGGGCTTAACCGCAAAACACATTCACGATTTGACCCAATCGCGACAGCTTCAACAGTCGGTGACTTTTCTTGCCCCGCAGGCAGGGTTTATTAAACAGCTCAATATTCGGGAAGGTTTTTACGTGGAGCCTGCCTCCTTAATGATGAGCATCGCCAGTCTGGATTCGGTATGGATTAAAGCCGAAATAAGTGAGTCGCTCACAGGGTTGGTGGCCATAGACAATACCGCCGATATTTCTGTCACCGCGCGCCCCGGTGAACGCTGGCAAGGCAAGGTTGTGCATGTACATCCGGCCATGAATCCTGCCACCCGTAGTTTGCGGGCCCGAATTCAGGTGCCCAATCCGACGCAGCAATTAAAACCCAATATGTTTGCTACGGTAACCCTGCACACACAACCGTTACCCGCTACGCTGCTGATACCCGAAGCGGCGTTGATTCGGGTGGGCCAGGAACAGCGGGTGGTGGTTGCCCTCAGCAATACAACATTTAAATCCATCGCCGTGACTGCCGGACGCAGCGCTAACGGCCAGGTTCAGATTCTCAAAGGTTTACAGGCCGGCGACAAGGTTGTCACCTCTGCCCAGTTTTTAATTGATTCTGAGTCCAGTAAGGCTTCCGATCTTAAACGGCTGGCCCCCGACCAAACCCACGCTAACCAAAACCAATCAGGGCATGCTGTTGAACCGCCTACTCAAACCGACACTGCCGATTCGGTATGGGTACAGGCTACGGTCATCGAGACGATGCCTGCTATGCATCAGCTTAAGGTAAGCCATCAGGCGGTTGCCGACTGGGACTGGCCGGTGATGACCATGATGTTTAAAGTGACTGCAGATATTGAGCTGCGGGCCCTCACCGCCGGTCAGAACGTGCAGATTGAGCTGACCCGTTATGCTGATAACGCGGTCACCATTACTCAACTTAAGCCGGTTCCCGAACACTCGCCCACCGGGCATGACGACCAAAAAGACACGGCACAGGAACACGCCCATCATGATTGA
- a CDS encoding efflux RND transporter permease subunit gives MIEAIIRWSVTNRILVLLATLMVLVAGIYAIKHTPVDALPDLSDVQVIVKTSYPGQSPQVVQDQVTYPLTTTMLSVPGAKTVRGFSFFGDSYVYIIFEDDTDMYWARSRVLEYLSQATSSLPAGVQPELGPDATGVGWVFVYALTDPTHQHDLSELRSLQDWFLKFELQAVPGVSEVASIGGMVKQYQVRIDPLKLQAYNLTLKQVQKALPRGNQETGASVLEMAEAEYMVTATGYIKSLEDIRQIPLATNANGVVTTIADVATVQFGPQMRRGIAELNGKGEVVGGVVVMRYQENAQTTIAGVKQRLAELADSLPTGVEIVPVYDRSQLIERAVDNLSSKLLEELVIVALVCVVFLFHLRSSLVAVITLPLGILVAFIIMYWQGINANIMSLGGIAIAIGAMTDGAIVMIENMHKHSQRRGLTRDNHWQLVIRSASEVGPALFFSLLIITVSFLPVFILEAQEGRMFAPLAYTKTYAMAASAGLAITLVPVLIGYFIRGRILDETRNPVNRALIAVYVPVLRKALQFPKATLAVALVITLVGFYPLGKIGSEFIPPLDEGDWMYMPTTYPGLSVGKARELLQQTDRLLTTIPEVKTVFGKIGRADTATDPAPLTMIETFIQLKPQSEWREGLTARALQQEMDALVQFPGLTNAWVMPIKTRIDMLATGIKTPVGIKVAGPDLARIEAIGRQLETILAQVPGTESVYSERVAAGRYLKVDISRERASRYGLNIAEVQQVVATAIGGVNVTQTVEGLARYPVNVRYPERYRDNPEQLARLPIVTARGQNIVLGDVSKVYIETGPPVIKSENARINGWTYIDISDTDVGSYVIRAKAELATSLSLPAGYSLTWAGQYEYMERAKERLSYVVPLTLAIIILLLYLNFRNFTDVAMILITLPMAIIGGLWLIYLHEFNFSVAVGVGFIALAGVAVEIGVLMLVYLNQALASLETGDDKPPIRVSPDHYHETLLQGAGLRVRPVTMTVATIIIGLLPILYGSGTGSEIMSRIAAPMVGGMASALVLTLIVLPVLYSLVHYRRLVQR, from the coding sequence ATGATTGAAGCGATTATCCGCTGGTCGGTGACCAACCGCATCCTGGTTTTACTGGCTACTTTGATGGTGCTGGTGGCGGGAATTTACGCCATCAAGCACACGCCGGTAGACGCCCTGCCCGATTTGTCTGATGTACAGGTGATTGTTAAGACCAGTTATCCCGGCCAGTCGCCCCAGGTGGTGCAGGATCAGGTAACCTACCCGTTAACCACGACCATGCTGTCGGTGCCGGGCGCCAAAACCGTGCGCGGATTTTCATTTTTCGGCGACTCCTATGTCTACATCATTTTTGAAGATGACACCGATATGTACTGGGCACGCAGCCGGGTACTGGAATACCTGAGCCAGGCGACGAGCAGCTTGCCGGCCGGCGTTCAGCCAGAGCTTGGACCGGATGCCACCGGTGTGGGCTGGGTGTTTGTGTATGCGCTCACTGACCCCACCCACCAGCACGATTTAAGTGAGTTGCGAAGCCTGCAAGACTGGTTTTTAAAATTTGAGTTACAGGCGGTGCCGGGGGTTTCAGAGGTTGCCAGCATTGGCGGCATGGTTAAGCAATACCAGGTACGTATTGACCCGCTGAAACTGCAGGCTTATAACCTGACCCTTAAGCAGGTGCAGAAGGCACTGCCCCGAGGCAACCAGGAAACCGGCGCTTCGGTCTTAGAGATGGCGGAAGCAGAGTATATGGTGACGGCCACCGGTTATATTAAGTCGCTGGAGGATATCCGGCAGATTCCGCTGGCGACCAATGCTAACGGGGTGGTCACCACGATTGCCGATGTCGCCACCGTACAGTTTGGCCCGCAAATGCGCCGGGGGATTGCCGAGCTTAACGGCAAAGGGGAAGTGGTTGGCGGTGTGGTGGTAATGCGTTACCAAGAAAATGCCCAAACAACCATTGCAGGCGTAAAGCAGCGGCTGGCGGAGCTGGCGGACTCGTTACCGACCGGGGTTGAGATTGTCCCGGTTTATGACCGTTCTCAGCTGATTGAACGGGCGGTAGATAATTTGAGCTCGAAATTACTGGAAGAATTGGTCATTGTGGCGCTGGTCTGTGTGGTGTTTCTGTTTCACCTACGCTCTTCACTGGTGGCGGTGATCACCCTGCCGCTGGGCATTCTGGTGGCCTTTATCATCATGTATTGGCAGGGTATCAATGCCAACATTATGTCGTTGGGTGGGATTGCCATTGCCATTGGTGCAATGACCGACGGCGCCATCGTCATGATTGAAAATATGCACAAGCATAGTCAGCGCCGTGGGCTGACCCGGGACAACCACTGGCAACTGGTGATTCGCTCTGCCAGTGAAGTGGGCCCGGCGCTGTTTTTCAGTTTGCTGATTATCACGGTGTCCTTCTTGCCCGTGTTTATTCTCGAAGCCCAGGAAGGCCGAATGTTCGCCCCACTGGCCTATACCAAAACCTATGCTATGGCCGCCTCAGCGGGGTTAGCCATCACTCTGGTGCCGGTACTGATAGGTTATTTTATTCGCGGGCGTATACTCGATGAAACCCGAAATCCCGTCAACCGGGCCTTAATAGCCGTCTATGTACCGGTGCTTCGAAAAGCGCTGCAATTTCCTAAAGCAACCCTGGCTGTAGCGCTTGTTATTACCCTCGTGGGCTTTTATCCGCTGGGTAAAATTGGCAGCGAATTTATCCCGCCACTGGATGAAGGTGACTGGATGTATATGCCCACGACTTACCCCGGCCTCTCGGTTGGTAAGGCCCGCGAACTGCTTCAACAAACCGACCGGCTGCTAACCACTATTCCTGAGGTAAAAACAGTATTTGGTAAAATTGGCCGGGCTGACACCGCGACGGATCCTGCGCCCTTAACTATGATTGAAACCTTTATTCAGCTGAAACCGCAAAGTGAGTGGCGTGAAGGGTTAACAGCCAGGGCTTTGCAACAGGAGATGGACGCGCTGGTGCAGTTCCCCGGCCTCACCAACGCCTGGGTTATGCCTATAAAAACCCGTATTGATATGTTGGCCACCGGCATCAAGACTCCGGTAGGCATCAAGGTTGCCGGCCCCGACTTAGCCCGAATTGAAGCTATTGGTCGTCAGCTTGAAACGATTTTAGCTCAGGTGCCGGGCACTGAATCCGTTTATTCAGAACGCGTCGCCGCCGGGCGTTATCTCAAAGTAGATATTTCCCGTGAGCGGGCCAGTCGTTACGGATTAAATATCGCCGAGGTACAACAGGTAGTGGCCACCGCTATTGGCGGCGTCAACGTTACCCAGACAGTGGAAGGCTTGGCTCGTTATCCGGTAAACGTGCGGTATCCTGAACGCTATCGTGATAATCCTGAGCAACTCGCTCGATTGCCTATTGTCACCGCCCGCGGTCAGAATATTGTGCTTGGCGATGTGTCAAAAGTGTATATTGAAACCGGACCGCCAGTAATTAAAAGCGAAAATGCCCGTATCAATGGCTGGACCTATATTGATATCAGTGACACCGATGTGGGAAGTTATGTGATCCGCGCCAAAGCCGAGCTGGCCACCAGTCTGAGCTTACCAGCCGGCTATTCATTAACCTGGGCCGGCCAGTATGAGTATATGGAACGGGCCAAAGAGCGCCTGAGCTATGTGGTGCCGCTGACCCTGGCCATTATTATATTACTGCTTTATCTGAATTTTCGAAACTTCACGGATGTGGCGATGATTCTGATCACATTGCCGATGGCGATCATTGGGGGGCTGTGGCTCATCTACCTGCATGAATTCAACTTTTCGGTAGCCGTAGGGGTTGGCTTTATAGCGCTGGCGGGGGTGGCAGTAGAAATTGGCGTATTGATGCTGGTGTATCTGAATCAGGCCTTAGCAAGCCTGGAGACGGGTGACGATAAGCCCCCCATACGGGTATCGCCTGATCATTACCATGAAACCCTGCTGCAAGGTGCAGGCTTGCGGGTACGTCCGGTCACCATGACGGTAGCCACAATTATTATTGGCTTGTTGCCTATCCTGTATGGGTCGGGCACCGGCTCTGAGATCATGAGTCGTATTGCTGCGCCAATGGTGGGTGGCATGGCCAGCGCCTTAGTACTGACCCTTATTGTGCTGCCAGTGTTATACAGTCTGGTGCACTATCGCCGGCTGGTACAACGCTAG